The DNA sequence AATGTAATTACCCCAAAGAACAGAAAAGGACCACCCTCTGTCCACAAATCACACTTCCATTAATAATTACACCCGTATGGATGCAATTTATTCCAAATATCATATTCTCAGGTTTTCTGGCAACAGTACTGCCAGTCATAACAGGAAAAATAAATGGAGGGTATCAAAGggagtccctgacctggatggcccaggctagcctgatcttgtcagatctcagaagctaagcagggtcagccctggttagtatttggatgggagaccactaaggaataccagggttgctgtgcagaggaaggcactggcaaaccatctctgttagtctcttgccatgaaaaccccaaaaggggtcgccataagtcggctgcgacttgacggcactttacacacacgcatcaAAGGGGGTAGTGCTATCATCTCTTTTCCACACGTAACTACGGTATGTACCTAAAAGTGCATTACGTGAGCCCTTTTCTAAACGGGGAAGAATGTGCATGCGGTAAGAGGAGAAGCTGAACTGCAAGTTCTGTCCCTCAACCTATGTACATTCATTGGTATGTGTACCATAGAGCCTGCATGCTTACCAGATGTCATGTACATTCCTCCCACATGGCCCAGGACTTCTGACACTACCTGAATGTTAAGGACAGGATCCATGATGCAATGCTTCCAATGTCATAAAGGCAACATTTGACAGACACAAAAGGACTGTACagcttagagttgccagatccggactggaaaataccaggagattctgggggtggagcctgaggacagcaggcttggggagggaagggacttcaataggtatagtgccatagaatccaccttctaaagtggccattttctccaggtgaactggtctttgtcaccgggagatcagttgtaatcccagtagatcgccagctaccacatggaggttggcaaccctagtatagctCCACCAAGTTTTATGAAACAAGGAGTGCAATTAAACCCCGTTTCTACATTTAACTTAAAGTTTTGCCACTGATACATTATAGTCTGTATTCTGTGTAGAACAGATAAACTTCTATTATAGCAAAAGATTTCATAGGCTTGCATTCTGATTAAGAAGAAGTAGTAATTTTTACCAATTCCACTCTCCCATGGCAACTCAAAATACCCCCAATGCAGTTGTTGGGgaaaagctgtgtgtgtggggatagaggtcactcccccccccccaccttgcacCAGTGGAAAATTTAGGCAGAATCTAAGTAATGGCCTGGAGACCATTTAATTAGATGCATGTAATGAGTCCTTACTGGGCAGATATTTACATATGAACTAcaaagaaaaaacattttaaacagctGTACATACTAAATTGCAtttaaataaatgggggggggatttgtatCATCTATTCCAGTTTGCTGTTTCAGAACATAATTATTCTCCCACCTGAAAAGACTGTATTAGAATAAAAACCTAGTGAATTAAGTTACGTTCTAACTTTCATCCTTTTCAAGGTTTCTTATTTGTATAAGATCTTCCAAAATGGGTTAAATGGCAATGTTATACAGTCTTCGAATGATGTGAAATAGCTGCTAGATATCTAATGGTGTAACTTTAGGTTGGACTATCTCCACTATAGAAAAAGCTCTCTGGGGTTATCATGAACAAATAAAACCAAGTATTATGTATGGTACTGTTCGACAGTTTTTAAAACTCCTTTAAAATAAGGAATTTTTCGGAGTTGAAATTGTCGATGTGAAAGCTAAGACAGTACTACAGAAAGGTACAGAAAGTTACCATATCAGTTTACCCTGTTAATCTATTATTCATTATTTTGAACGTGGCAGCACAATGAAACCATGCAGAAGCTGGTTAAAACAATGACAGTGTTTTCCTTCTAGCCAAATGTGATACCCTTCCAAACAAAGCATGGTGTGAGAGTTATCCTTGATCTATTTAGGAAAGTTACCATTTTAATATGGCTATATGCTTTGAAGCTTGCGGTTGAtccagatttattattttattattgtgtaCACATAATATGTTTGCTGCTGCTACCAAAAGTTTTGTTAAGCAGGTCGGCGATGGAGGTCGACTAATTCCTGTCCGTAGCCTCAGCGAAGCTGATAAATATCAGCCCCTCGGTCTTGTTATCAAGAAGAAAAGCTGCCTTTCCAAAAGAGCCAAATTTATTTCAACACCATTCAGCCTCAAAGACATTCTTCAAGGAGAGAAAGAAATTTCAGCAGGTAAGGGTTTTCTTTTTAACTTCTTAATTGcctataaaaaaagaaattttcTAATTTTCAGAGGTATAACAATGGAATACTTTCAAAACAAAACCATATTTGATTATGTGAAAGATATATAGCCTAAGCTGTTATagagaaacagaaataaaataccaTGATATAAACAGGCAACATTTTTGAAAcctctattttaaaaaatgtagcaaaAGATTGAAGACTGAAAACAAATGTTAGGAGTTAAACCGATAATATTttcagtgtttttaaaattaaaaataggtTAATTGTTCTGTGTAATCCTACACTGTCATCAAAATAAATGCAATTTAAATGTGTTGGCATATAACTCCTTTCAGTCGCGTGCTTACTTCCTAGTAGGTGTGTTTAGGGGTGTACTGCTGCCTTGGTTTTCCATtctgagtgtgtgtaaagtgctgtgaagtcgtagccgacttatggcaacccagcaagacaagagactaataaaagtggtttgccattgccttcctctgcgtaatgaccctggtattccttggtggtctcccatccaactactaaccggagctgaccctgcttagcttctaagatctgacgagagcaggctagcctgagcaATCCATGTCAGGGAATTTtccattctctctctgtgtgtgtgttaagtgccgtcaagtcgcttccgatccctggcgaccctatgaatgaaagtcctccaaaatgtcctgtctttgacagccttgctcagatcttgcaaattgaaggctgtggcttcctttattgagtcaatccatctcttgttgggtcttccattCTATCACATCATAATTTTCATTTAAATTTCTGTAGAACTCTCATGATCAAACCATTTACACAACTGTCCACATCCTCCAGTACCTTATTCATGGAATATAATTCCCAAAACCATAATTTTAAGTAAGATGTCAATAGAACTCTGATTTTCTATGTCTTGGACCTTGTAGAGACAGAATTGCTTAGAGAAACTACATATCATAGCCCTCGTTCTGTCCTGGCCTACTAGTAGATGCAGTCCTATCTTATGGACAAAAAAAAGAGTTGATACTGGATCTTTTGACTGAACATGTGTCTTTTGGTGTTTCTATCCAAATCCTTTTATCTCCACATATCAGATTCTTAGGCAGACATTAAATTATTGCATTATTCCTGAAGGGATATAGTTTTAGGCTAATTGGTTTTtcgttcatttgtttgtttttaggaaAGCAGCTGAGGTTCTTGCAATTTTTGTTATCAACCAGTAGAAGTCCCCATCTTGTAATAAGTAACAATATTTCCTAACATAACATGATTTGAATAGGAAAAAGTAATAGAGTAGATGTAAGTGTAATAATTACCATTATCTGTTCTTGAAAGAAGAGATTTACTTTCTTTCTACTTTTTTAGGAAAAGAGACTTAATAGTAGAAAGTGACATACATCCTTTCTGGGATAGTTGAGTCAGGATCGTTTAGCCTGAAATTTACCAGAAGATTCAGACCATGGTTTTCAACTGGACACTTTTTATCTCCTTGTTTGTTTCTGTTCTACTCAGTTTGATCAAAATTTCCTCatattttttatttgtaatttGAGATTCCTAAACAATGTTATTGCCAACGAAGACTGGTAAAATACAATTTGCAGCAAGTGAAACTTCCTGTCCTTGGAAACTTGCCAGTGCCCATGCCAGATGGCTTGTGCTTCCTACAGAAATATCTAAGATCTGTTTTGATTCACCTGGCTGGGAATGGGAAAGGTTAGGATTAAActagaagaaaggtgggattgTTCATTATACTTTAATATGATGTGGTTTTATTCTGTGTACTGAATATTTTATGTACATAGAATAAAATAATTGTCATCTAATGATAATTTTTTAGGAGACTGTGTATTGGATTAAAATTATAAATGAAGTTGAGACCTTTTCATATGCAGCCTCTTTTGCACAGGTATTTCATCCTACCAATTACTGAATTATGAAGACAAATCAGATGTAACACTCAATGGTAGACGAGGAAATCACATCCGAAATTCTGTTGGGGTCAATGTTGCTGGATCAGATTCTCTTGCAGTCAAGGCTTCATTTGGTATTGTAACTAAACACGAGGTTGAGGTACCAACATTACTCAGAGAACTTACTAGTAGGTTAGTATTATTTTAACTTTTACTATTACAGTTATTTTCTAGCTCCATTTTACAAATGAACATTGAAATCCTATATGAGTATTTCAATGCAGCATTAAAGGGCAGAGCAATCcacaccgggggtgggggaatgcccTTAAGAACTGGCTAAACTGGTACTAATgctggtgcagggccacttacgccagTGCTGGGGTTCGGCACATAAGTGCCATGCTTGGGTGCTGGAGCAGCGGCAGTGTATCTCCACCGCAAGGGCTTGCGCTGGCACCAAAGGGGGGTTCCCAGGGGTAGAGCTTACTTTACaggggaacgcccctttttgcaggtgcgaacttgcgcctgcaaaaattatggcgtagccccatgaaactctatggagcagggcttggggggggtTTATTTTATTATACCTAATGCGCTGCTGCAAGCTGCTAATGAGGAAGCATGGCTGTACCATCCCCAGGCTCTTCTTAGCTACCcctcccctttaggattgctctgtaaattttTAAGTACCATAAAAGAGAATACTGCAGGACTGTGATGACTATTATCctctttattttagaaaaattAATTTTGATCACTGCCTTATTCATCAGTCACAAGAAAGTAAGAAGACCGTTCTCTGTGTGGTCTCGGAGAGTATTAGAACGACACGGCAGTGTTCGCTGTCTGTGCATGCTGGTATGAGAGGAGACACAATGAGGGTGAGCATGTTTAATGATGTTCTGAATGCATATTGATGTCGGACACAAGCAGAGTTATGATGTTTGAAcatgttgacttcagtggacttagaagagtgtgacACTACTTATGGTAGTATTGTTAGTGAGCACAGCTAATTCTGCGCTGGTTTGTTGCCCATGTGCATAAAATATCCTCTGCCCAGGGACTAGGGATCATTTAAGATGAAGAGATATACAAAAGAAGCAGAAACAATTGCTTAGATAAATTAATTCTAATATCCCAGTCATGTTTTCCTTTTAGAAATGATTTGTGAGAGTTAAGAATAAATATACAGTAGCATATTAATGAAATGCCAAAAAGTTGAAGCTTATTGTTTTGGTTTTGAACTTGGGATAGATAATTGCTATAATAAAAAAATCAAGACATTAAACAATATTTTGTTGGACCAACTTAAATAGAGAACTTACTTACATTatgctcagccaaatcacagtcagctcagatgaagggagaattaaaagCGCATTCCTGACATGCTCCGGtggcccgacccaaaggcctttggaggctggcaaaggcctctgacagtgcaagggcccacagcgccagcgtCTGGGTGGTGCACaccggtgtttgtggccccagtgccggcatgcAGGGCTGGACGCCAGTCTCCGGCCGCTGCAGCGCTGGGCCCAGACACTGACGGAGCCTTTGCCGGTGTCCAGACGCCGGCAAAGGCCACAGTGGCGACCTGGGAGGCTTTCCCGAGGCATtacagcatcccgggaggcgttcccagcgCGTAacggcgtcctgggaggcgttcctggggcattacgGTGCTGGCCAGGCGGCGGGGGCGCTATTtggtggcctcctgagccattatggcttgggaacgccTCCCTTTTATTTggctgagatacgccaccttttaggaatgtttttggttgaactgctatatttttttaccttttgtataaatgatgtatgtgttttactggcttatgctgtattaagaataaatctgaatctgaactgTGCTCTAGAGTAGCATGTAGAGAAATTGTCTGGCTGACAAACTTCTTAACTCAAATGTTTAGTCTGAGTCAAACGTTTAGTCTGAGGACCATATGGTGTGTCCCCATGAGTTAAATGCCCTCTGGTGCCACACACCCATGATTGAACGCCCTACTTGGCAGGCTTACAGTATCTTGGGAGCAGGCCAAGCACCCTTGTCCTGGCTAAAGAATTTTGAACTCACACAGAATTGTGGATCAGGGCAATCTCTTTTGCTGGTTTGCATATCAGTTTTGAAGGCCACTTTcatcccattcctgaggttggggctGAATCGCCTTAGGAAGcggcgtgacccctacaccagcgtctgtgccacttgtgcagtgcaaactggcacggacgttGACGTGGAGCCACTTATGCCAGATCCCTTGGACTGTGGCAGCAGTGTGTTCCTCAGACGCTGGTGcagcctcctgcctgtgttctcctggcacaagtccttgcgccggcatcccgggaggcaatCCCGGGGTGTTttgaggggcggagctgcctttaagcagcttccaaacccctttcgcccaggaatgcctcctgggatgctggcagtCCTGCACCATCTTTTAAAGTGGCGCAGGCCCACTTTCCTCTTTTggggggaaaagccttttttctattttaatttcagaaaaaaggcttccccccacTCTCCggggcggctgggaagcctctaaggaggcttctcagctgcgccaTCCTGGCTGCCgcggttcccccccaccccaggaatgggctgttttaGTAGTATTTAGTAGTATTTAGTAGTAACTTGCTATTTTAAACTGTGGGAAAATGTGTTCCAGTTTGGATAGTAGCAACAACGATTAGGACGATATTTTTCTACTTGCTGGACATTTGTAGTGAGTTACAGAAGTTCTTGAAGTGAATTTCAGCAATTACTTAGCTGAATGTGCTTTTATTTATACAGTTTTGATGTGCAAGAATGATTAATGTaatatctttcttttaaaaaacagtttcatATTATTGATGACCATAATTACAAAGGACGTGACAAAGCTATTGTCTTCCCCGCACATACAACTATTGCATTTAGTGTATTTGAACTTTACATTCACCTGGATGGTAACTTTGGTAAGTAATCTGCTTATTCTGTAATCACAAATTGCTACTGTTTTAAAACGGGATGTGCTGAATCAacaacattaacagtgcaatcctatgaagagttacacCAGTCTTAAATCCATTGTAACCAATGTGCTTAGAATggcgtaactctgcataggattggactgttcatttattatttaaacatttagGGATGTGCAGTTTGCAGTGATATAAAGTAATGACTTGCAGTTTGCAAGTTGACAATCTCATTCACATATCAAAGTTTCACTTCCAGATCTTTCAAGTATGTGTAGCACACATACATAACAGCTTGTGCCAAATGTTGACAATTCACTTGTATCAGTTTGGGCATGCTGTGATCACTTACGATGTTGGTGTGAAGGAGGGCAGTTTTTAGAAAACAAGGTGTACAGGGATGTCAAATATTGCATCAGCTGGTTAGCTCTGTTCTTGCTGGAAAAAGTTCAGAACTTGATGTGACAGGATATACATTGAGATATTTGCTGCtgcaaacttttctttttttcaaaattgaTGCCGTAATAGACAAAAGCACCCAACAAACATGCTTTAATTAGCATTGTTCAGCTCTTTCTACAATtgagacgaggatgatcaggggcctggagaccaagtcctatgagtaaaggctgagggagttgggaatgtttaatctggagaacaggaggttgaggggggacatgattgctctctttaagtatttgaagggctgtcacttagaggagggcagggagctgttcctgttggcagcagaggataggactcaaaataatgggtttaaattgcaggcagaggggtaccggctggatattaggaaaaacattttttacagtaagagttgttcaacaatggaatcagctacgtaggaaggtggtgagctccgcctcactggcagtctttactcagaggctggacaaacatttgtcagggatgctctaggctgatcctgcactgagcagggggttggactagatggcctgtatagccccttccaactctatgattctatgtctgctGAACTCAGTATGACTGCTGCTCTAGG is a window from the Euleptes europaea isolate rEulEur1 chromosome 15, rEulEur1.hap1, whole genome shotgun sequence genome containing:
- the PJVK gene encoding pejvakin — translated: MFAAATKSFVKQVGDGGRLIPVRSLSEADKYQPLGLVIKKKSCLSKRAKFISTPFSLKDILQGEKEISAGISSYQLLNYEDKSDVTLNGRRGNHIRNSVGVNVAGSDSLAVKASFGIVTKHEVEVPTLLRELTSRKINFDHCLIHQSQESKKTVLCVVSESIRTTRQCSLSVHAGMRGDTMRFHIIDDHNYKGRDKAIVFPAHTTIAFSVFELYIHLDGNFELCVTPESKGGFEKWPARSFSLIRLTNNLFHRNKRVMDIIAHSDNYLDDLFADYYEKAASMTDISTNYLREGAHVRVNLLNSNIPKGPCSLCGMGRSKRETVYGCLECASNGQKFVRLHAVPCFDLWHKRIK